The DNA sequence CAGGGAATTGTTATCTTagaataattaaaaaaaagaaaacataaaTAATATAATATTGTGTCAAATGTGtaaccttttttggaattgtgCGCATAGAAACTATTGATATCAACTGACAAATAGGCTAATATGTTTTGCATATAAAATTTAAAGGGTCTGAAATAAAACGTGAACAAAATTGCGACCAGCAATAGAAAACAGGCTTTTAGTCAGCGATTTAGTGTTGTAAACGGACCTTGAGAAATGATTAGATCGTCAATTCACAGCCAAAgttaactttgaaaaaaaaatcccacggtgaaaaaaaaaaagacaactcTTCTTGAGAATTCACTCCTTTCCTCTTACAAATGATTCTAGCAGATCTTTTGACTGCCTTTTTCCTTACGATTCTATGACTGACAGGGATCACTTTAAAAATCATCTCATTCAGATCAATGCAGGAAATTGGCGGGAAGAAGGTAGTTCAGTTCAAGAATTGGTTGGAAATACTCCCGACCCAAGATTTGCTTCGACCAAGCAAGATCGTAGAGATCACCAATTGAAGCTCCATTTGACGTGCCTGAGCCCTCTCTTGTACACATTATAGCTGGGATACTGCAGATTGTATGTAGTACGTCAAGATCGAGACGGAAGTCTTGAAGAGGAAATTGGTCGCACCAGGGATGCTCAAAATGTATCGTTCACAGTACATAATTCATAATTTAGCCCAACCAGTGAAAGGTCGTGTTTCTAAGTGACGAAGTGACATTTGAGACCGCCGGAGGTCCACACCAATCCTGACATTTACCCCGAGACCCCCAATCCACATCCAACTGCCAACAAGAGTGTATTGAAAGATCTTCAGATCCGAGCGATCCACGCGCAATCTCGTGattctcttcaattaaagagTATTTAAACTCAGATGCTCATTCCAGATATGCCCTGCTCGTTTTCAGATGGGAAAAAGGGTGCCACCCGATTCTTGAACGATATTCACATACCCATTCCATAAAGCCAAGATGGTGGGATGTTTTTACTCGCCCAGTTCATAAGCTTCTTTCGTGTTGGCCACGGCCTTGGCAGACCAACTACATAGGGTAGTATTCTGAAAGTGTTCCGAACTCCGAGTGCCGACCGACCTATGGAGCAATCCTAATCGGAGCGTTGAGATGcgcttcattatttttttttttaccaccaAGTGGTGAAACAACCTCTGCAGTCCAATTGAATCCTCCATGACCTTATCAAGTTGGTCATAAACACTATCAAGTTAAGCCATTTCCCTCCTGAACAGGCgttaaaaaagcctttggGATTAAGTTCCACTCAAACTACTAACAGGGCTCTAaaagcaaaatgcaacttttcCAGACTGGAATGAATGAGGTCTAAGAGATAACTTATTGGAGTTATTGAAGGGTTGAAATGAATGCGAGAGCGAACGCCTTTCAGGCGTTTAAATTTGTGTGGTGGTTTTCGAATTTTCACGGAGATCCGGCGGAAAGATTATTCATTCGGGAGAAATCAATGCCCAATTAGAATTCAGTTCGACCCCTCACCAAAGAGGACTCCCGCTAAGATGTTGAAAGATGTCCGAGGACAAAAACAAGGGTTCGCATCCCATGAAGATCACGAGAAGACGGAGGATGATGGTGCtgatcaccaccaccatcctcctcttcatcatcatcttcatgatCTTGAGGCATTGTTGTACTCTCAAAGATGGTAGAtgccatgaggaagaggcgaAGGATGTGGGGGAACTCGATATCCAAGAGAATTCAGAGCCCGATTTCTAAGAATGGATGGCCAACAATGAGGCATGTTTTCAGGCCAGAAGGGAAAGTCTGGGAGAGGTCAATACTGCGTTAGCCAACAACTAATGTCATCATCTTTGATACCAAATGCAACTTGGAAACCTTGGATATGAAATCGGCATTTTTGTGCGGTCAGTTGGTTCAAAAGGACACGAAGCTGAAATCGGAGCTTTTAATTATGCAAGCGGATGGGCGGTTGTTATGGCCAGGAATGGCATTACTTCAGATCTCTGTAGTTCTTTAAGAGCCATTCCTGCATTTTGACTGGTCATGCCTTGAAATCTACTTTTGGGCCTTCTCCCCAGTGTAGTATTGTACTATGTAATCAAAGCGCCAAATATGGGACTCTTCCTCAATTTCGGATTCTCTAAGAGCCCCTCggaaaaccaagaaaataaCCACGTTCCATGAGTAGTTATCTAGTTGCACATATTTGCTCACTTATCCAAAGGTATTTCTTTTGGAGACAATGGTCGACCAATCGTTTCGGCACTTGTGGGTCGAGAAGATTGATCTGAAGTCAGTTTGGGCGAGGTCCTTCCAGATAAAGATTCGAGATTACTTTGTGAAGATGGAATTCCTATCATGTCCAAAGAGTCCGAGAAATGTGGTTTACTCCAGATTTGCCAAGGCGATACCGAACCAAATTCGATGCgaaatttggtcaattttACTCCTTGAATTGGCCTTCAGTCCAAAGGGGCACGAAACGAGGCAAGAATGAAGGTGATTATTGTAGCTAAATCCGGGagtaatttgcatttttttctgcaattctTGTTGCTTGTTGCATTTCAGAGCAGTGACCTTCCCTGAATGTAGCCtggagcattttttttggtggtTTGGGGGCCATATCATGGCGCTTTAAGATGTCATGTAGTCGTTCTTAGATCGTTTGGTGAGCGCCAATGGGATGTTTCTCGTTTGAAAATGGCCAGGGTTGCCGCTTTGGCCACCCACCACGCTCTTTGAAGAGGTGATTAAGTTAACCGCCATTAGGCATTGTCTTAATGAAGTCAGATCAAAATCGAGTTTTTGGGTAGACATGCAGTTACGTTGGTATTGATTAAGCTTTATTTAGCGTTTGATTGAAGCCTCCTGTCTTTTAGCTAGACATGCTCCGCCCACGTTACTAAAAAATGTTCATATTTAGGATTCCgttcaagttcttttttgtCATGTCAAACCAATGAACCAAGTTAGGCAGAGATTGAGACTcgagcgattttttttttcttcagatcaCAAGAATGCTAAAGATTAAGTTGACAatgccatttcatttcatcttttCAGGCGCAGGCGAGAGCGGAAAATCCACAATTGTCAAACAGATGAAAATCATCCACGAGACCGGCTATAGTCAAGATGAATGCCAACATTACCGACCAGTCGTGTATTCAAACACAATCCAAAGCTTACTGGCCATAATCAGTGCCATGAGTAAACTCAGAATCGACTTTGCCGACAGAAAGAGATTGGTAAGTGTTGCTAAAAAAAGGCCAGGCACTCTTTACATATTTAGGCGCGTCATCGATAGCAGATGCTGCATTGTTCGTCGGTTTGGCTTTATAATTGGAAgcaaagtgaatgaatgaatccaaCATCTGGTCAATGGCAATGGAGACTAGGAGATGTTTTAAACAATACAATACTTTCACTGGCTTGAGGACATGAATCACTACTCCTCTAATTCATTGACATGTAAACGCCATTTAagggaaaatgaaagacaaataGGAAGTGGCTCTTccctttaaaatttgaaattggttctTAAATTCTTGAGCCTGGGGAAAAAAGTACCGTGTTGTCAACTATAGCCATGCTCCACTTTTCGAGCTCAATATTGCAAGAAGAGTGATGAAAGTCTCCACCTCTAAATCGTTTTCCAAATGGTGGCCATTATTTAGATTAATCATGCCAAATCGATGACTTGGAAATTTTTTCCAACGTATATCACAACCAACACGTTTTTGGGGGGCGGTAAGCCAAACCATTCCCGTTCGTTATTGGAGCAAGCATGCCTTTCAGTctgtcagtcagttagtcgGGTTGTGGTGTGAGGCAGGCAGGAAGCGACGAATGACTCAAAATTGCCATTCCTCCTTACTCCCCACCATTCGTCCTTCCTGTTCTTCAgatttggtttcttttcatACACACCAAAGTGGTGGTAGTTCAGTGGGAGAAGAAAGTTTGCTTCATATCAGTGCCACCCGGGCCTCCCGATCATTGTGAATTGGCATTTTCAGTTGGGACACACGTCCATTTGGAACTATAGAAATGGCTGTTGACACATGTATCCTGGAAGGATTCGTCAATGAGGGGGTAGAACTAGATTGGCAATTGCAAATATTGCCGTGACTTCTGGGGGTTGAATAGATTCCATGAAAACTTAAGAGTCAAGTGCCAGGAGATTGTTTTCGTTGATTCCCGCGATTGCACTCCATGGGGAATCATCGAGGATCGTTTATTTATCCTCAGCCTCGAGAAAacttgatttctttgatttcatacATTAGACCAGGAGGCTTGTTTATTTAAAGTGTTTCTTCGCTCCATTTGATGATACGTTTTGGGAATTGggattcattttcctcttcaaaacTTAGGATGATGCTCGATTGTTTTTCGAGATGGCCGGACAAAGAAACGAAGTTGAACTCACATACGAAATCGGCCAGCTCATGAAACGCCTCTGGAACGACCACGGGGTACAGCATTGCTTCTCACGCTCAAGAGAATATCAACTGAACGACAGTGCTGCCTATTACCTGAACGCCTTGGACCGAATTGCCTCGCCCCATTACACGCCTACACAACAAGATGTCCTGAGGACCAGGGTCAAGACCACCGGCATCATTGAAACGCAGTTCTCTTTCAAAGGCTTATTTTTCAAGTGAGTACTACTAACCTTGATATGGTCACGAGTTGGAAATCAAAAATTCAGTTTAATGTTTTTATTTGCCTTGGAGGCTTAGATGATGCTTGTCCTCTCAAAACTAAAATGGATCAATTAATTATTGAATAATGGATTTCTTTAGAATCATttacatgatttttttatcgaataaagaatttgaattaatGTCTTTACAAGCCACCCCTAAACTTTTGATAATGTCACAGAAATCAAAGCTAATGGAAGCTTAccaacaaaacaaacacaGACCCTTGTGGCTATTTGACCAGAAAATACTGGTCTGACATCTGGCACGATCGATATCGAGACAAAGTATCAACTTTGATATCTTATCCTCCAACAAAACTAGCTCACCTTAAAAGATCCTTGTTCACCGcattccaaaaatgtttgttttaaaGGTGGCCTGTTCCGTGACAGACCTTGAAAAGTTAgcttcaaatttattttaatTTTACTAATGCATAATGTCTCGTACTTAAAGCTTCATTAACACATTATGGAATTGCCTTTTTGGGCGTAATCTAATCCGGGACAcacgataaaaaaaagagcggAATCAACGGGTGTCGTCAACGAAATCTCGAGGAATGTATTTTAGTttgtgctggggcgagttcggcaaaagtcggactcgtacgagtcctttgatatttttgactttttgtcggactcgAATCTTTTGCTAGAGTCAGGTCTAGTACTAAGAATTGTTTtcgacgagtccggacttgagtcctttctaaaagactcgagtccggccaatttctccaaaatgtagtaaaagactcgagtgcaaTCCGACTAGAGTCCGGACTCAGCCCAGCACTAATCTTAGTTTTCTTTCCTCATCTCAACTTTCTATGGAATTTGAGTCACCAAGAGTAATCTTAAGAACTATGATTGACGTTTCAGTATTAGTATGCAGGAACTAAGATGCACTCAGTCAAAAAATACCATGACACAGTTCTTTTTAATCATTCGATTGGACGGGTATGTTGAAATATCCTGTTCGTGTGCCCCCATATTTTTGATCGGCATCCAAGGCACACGCTCTGAAAGTGATTATCTCCTTTCAATTAGCTACACATGACTCAGCGATGCTCAAAACAATGCTACTCCAACCCACTCGGAATGTTCGCTTCGAATTGATCCGTGTAAGAAAAGTAATGAATTTTAATGTCTCAAATAGATTTCGCTCGACCTTGTAGTACAATGATGTGCACACAAGTTCGCTCCAGATTGTAGACAACCCCCGTTCATTTGCCACCTATTTTCGTACAAACACTGCGGGATGGGAAACCTATCTTGATTGTGTCTCCTCTGGCCCCGACAACGCCTTGTCCAAAGGATTTGTGTTCCAAGTACCGTATAGGTCTAGTAGTGTGTCTGGTTCCAATCCCTCCCACCTACTCATCAATCACGAAGACCTAACCTCTCAGTAAAGAAAGAtagcaagaaagaaagaaagaaagaaattggtacccttttcaatgtcaaacaacaGATCACGTCGCTGAAGCTTTGCGATCTCCAGAGGTGTGAGGATAATCCTCCCTTTGTAGATTTCTGCAATCAATCATCAGAAGGTCAATCGTCCTATTCTTCTGTCTTCAGCTTCCAAATGTGCAAGTCAACAAGCACTTGGCGTGTGTATTCTACACTACGTATGAGTATAGTAGTAGGTACTGAGCGTAGTCTAACTTTGACTATGCATTGAAATTTTCCATTGTTCTGTCTCTACTTGCTTTGCCTTCTCCACGTCACTTTCAATCCATCTCAAATCGCTCGAGGATCTCTTTGAACGGGACATAACGGCCAAGAAGCGCCTCCTTCATACATTTTGGCCTGAACAACGAGATCCGCAGGGTTGTGCAATGGAAAAATCTTACACTATATCCAAGTACGAAATAAATGTCTCTGTTGCAGAATGTTTGATGTGGGTGGTCAACGGTCAGAGCGGAAGAAGTGGATTCATTGCTTCGAGGGCGTGACTGCCATCATTTTCTGTGTCGCCCTCAGTGGTTATGATCTCGTCTTGGCCGAAGACGAGGAAATGAACCGCATGATGGAGTCCATGAAGCTCTTTGACTCGATCTGCAACAACAAGTGGTTTGTGGACACTTCTATCATTCTGTTCTTGAACAAGAAGGACTTGTTCGCCGAGAAGATCCGACACAGTCCCTTGGACGTCTGCTTCCCCGAGTACAAAGGTAGGAATGAAGAGTACACCCCTTAACCATACGCACAAAGATCTACATATGTGCCTCTGTGATGTCCACATGTTTCTGAGGGAGCGGTGTCGTCTTTGAAGACGGAGAAAAGTTCGGATTATGAtcttaaaatgaaatatcaGATGTGAcaaaatgtagaaaaaaattggatttgC is a window from the Tigriopus californicus strain San Diego chromosome 2, Tcal_SD_v2.1, whole genome shotgun sequence genome containing:
- the LOC131893019 gene encoding guanine nucleotide-binding protein G(i) subunit alpha-like, translating into MGCAVSTLEKEAAERSKKIDQELRRDGEKASREVKLLLLGAGESGKSTIVKQMKIIHETGYSQDECQHYRPVVYSNTIQSLLAIISAMSKLRIDFADRKRLDDARLFFEMAGQRNEVELTYEIGQLMKRLWNDHGVQHCFSRSREYQLNDSAAYYLNALDRIASPHYTPTQQDVLRTRVKTTGIIETQFSFKGLFFKMFDVGGQRSERKKWIHCFEGVTAIIFCVALSGYDLVLAEDEEMNRMMESMKLFDSICNNKWFVDTSIILFLNKKDLFAEKIRHSPLDVCFPEYKGPQTYEDSAAYIQMKFENLNKRKDQKEVYTHFTCATDTNNIGFVFDAVTDVIIKNNLKDCGLF